From the Streptococcus sp. 29887 genome, one window contains:
- the hutG gene encoding formimidoylglutamase, giving the protein MLSNYYPMTYPYYQRGFDDDLYTAKWGMVMEFIDLNDQTLKRFDGKHFGIIGFKSDKGVYINHGRVGAVEGASSIRTQLAKLPWHLGKEVKIYDVGDIDGPNCSLAQLQDSLAAAVQRMLELNLFPIVLGGGHETAYGHYKGLQAGLEQEEPVAVINFDAHFDLRPYDQTGPNSGTGFRQIYDDCKARGYEFPYLALGIQEHNTNLFLFDFVAKSEAISFLTGQNLYVMGYEKICAYLDEFIQGQQSIHLTIDMDCFAVGAAPGVSAIQSLGIDPNLAVLLLQYLAASDKIVGIDIVETSPPHDIDNHTANLAATLIFYLTRILVQTHDRK; this is encoded by the coding sequence ATGCTAAGTAACTATTATCCAATGACCTATCCCTATTATCAAAGAGGGTTTGATGATGATCTCTATACTGCCAAATGGGGCATGGTGATGGAATTTATCGATCTTAATGACCAGACGCTGAAACGCTTTGATGGAAAGCATTTTGGGATTATTGGTTTTAAGAGCGACAAGGGTGTCTATATCAATCATGGACGTGTTGGAGCAGTAGAGGGGGCTAGCAGTATCCGAACCCAATTGGCTAAACTTCCCTGGCATCTGGGCAAAGAAGTCAAGATTTACGATGTAGGGGATATAGATGGTCCCAATTGTAGCTTGGCTCAATTGCAGGACAGTTTGGCTGCAGCGGTTCAGCGCATGCTGGAGTTAAATCTCTTTCCGATTGTCCTGGGTGGAGGCCACGAAACAGCCTATGGGCACTACAAGGGATTACAGGCTGGCTTGGAACAGGAAGAACCTGTCGCTGTTATCAACTTCGATGCACATTTTGATCTTCGCCCTTATGACCAGACTGGTCCAAATTCTGGTACTGGTTTTCGGCAGATTTACGATGACTGTAAGGCGAGGGGCTATGAATTTCCTTACTTAGCCTTAGGGATCCAAGAACATAATACCAATCTTTTTCTCTTTGACTTTGTTGCCAAATCAGAAGCTATTTCCTTTTTAACAGGACAAAATCTCTATGTAATGGGCTATGAAAAAATATGCGCTTACTTAGATGAATTTATCCAAGGTCAGCAGTCTATCCACCTGACCATTGATATGGATTGTTTTGCAGTTGGAGCTGCACCAGGTGTTAGTGCCATTCAATCTCTTGGGATCGATCCAAACCTAGCCGTCCTACTCTTACAATATCTGGCGGCTAGTGATAAAATTGTTGGTATTGATATTGTGGAAACCTCACCGCCCCACGATATAGACAACCATACGGCTAACTTAGCTGCAACGCTTATCTTCTATCTGACACGGATTTTGGTGCAAACACACGACAGAAAATAA
- a CDS encoding HutD family protein: protein MIRVEQYKTSDYQETTWSGGRTTQLYLFPTQSSYDERNFQFRLSTASMDTEQSTFTSLASYHRILLSLDQTIVLQDMNSGEQVTLAPYHIHRFEGEQSIQCVGKAQDFNIIFDDSIQADLQVMDENKWGVECGDDFQFIYALVNLDFHIEGWGSGHLAAKELLVVETNELPPLHLHLTACQACQKPKALIARLRSTDLSRNMI, encoded by the coding sequence ATGATTAGAGTTGAACAGTATAAAACAAGTGATTACCAAGAAACAACTTGGTCAGGTGGACGAACCACTCAACTCTATCTTTTTCCTACGCAGTCTTCCTATGATGAAAGAAATTTTCAATTTCGATTGTCCACAGCAAGTATGGACACGGAACAATCTACCTTTACCTCGCTAGCTTCTTATCACCGTATTCTATTAAGTTTAGACCAAACCATTGTCTTGCAGGATATGAATAGTGGTGAACAAGTAACTCTGGCTCCTTATCACATCCATCGGTTTGAGGGGGAACAATCCATCCAATGCGTAGGAAAAGCACAGGATTTTAATATTATATTTGACGATAGTATTCAAGCTGATTTACAGGTGATGGATGAGAACAAGTGGGGAGTAGAGTGTGGGGATGATTTTCAATTTATTTATGCCTTAGTCAATTTGGATTTCCATATAGAAGGGTGGGGAAGTGGTCATCTAGCAGCAAAGGAATTGCTGGTGGTTGAGACCAATGAGTTGCCTCCTCTGCACCTTCATCTAACTGCTTGTCAAGCTTGCCAAAAGCCTAAGGCGCTTATTGCTAGACTTAGGTCAACTGACCTAAGTAGAAACATGATCTAG
- a CDS encoding APC family permease, protein MENKQTQLSTQESAKFSLTGATLYGINAVIGSGIFLLPQNIYRDLGPASIAVMLGTAILTIMLAVCFAEVAGYFGKNGGAFQYSKRAFGDFIGFNVGILGWMVTMFAWAAMAAGFAKMFIITFPAFEGMNIPLSIGLVILLSLMNIAGLRTSKVFTITATIAKLIPIILFSLCAIIFIPKGLSNFSPFVQLSEGQTLLGAISGTAIYIFYGFIGFETLSIVAGEMRNPEKNVPRAILGSISIVSILYMLIIGGTIAMLGSGIMDTKAPVQDALVKMIGPAGYWLVSIGALISITGLNMGESIMVPRFGAAIAEEGLLPAVIARKNSKDAPVVAIIISCVIAVILLLSGSFEILATLSVVFRFFQYIPTALAVNKLRKDEPNAQVVFRLPFGPVIPTIAVVISLIMIWGDNPMNFVYGAIGLLISSAIYFFMHGRKKV, encoded by the coding sequence ATGGAAAACAAACAGACACAGTTATCGACGCAGGAGAGTGCAAAATTCTCCCTGACAGGAGCGACCTTATACGGTATCAACGCTGTTATTGGGTCTGGTATCTTTCTCTTACCGCAAAATATTTATAGGGACCTTGGTCCAGCTTCCATCGCTGTTATGCTAGGAACAGCTATCCTGACTATCATGTTGGCGGTCTGTTTTGCTGAGGTGGCAGGTTACTTTGGAAAAAATGGCGGTGCCTTCCAATATTCTAAACGTGCTTTCGGTGATTTTATTGGTTTTAATGTCGGCATCTTAGGCTGGATGGTAACCATGTTCGCCTGGGCTGCGATGGCAGCAGGTTTTGCTAAGATGTTCATCATCACCTTCCCAGCCTTTGAGGGAATGAACATTCCACTTAGTATCGGCTTGGTCATTCTCTTGTCCTTGATGAACATTGCCGGTTTGAGAACCTCCAAAGTCTTTACCATTACGGCAACCATTGCCAAGTTAATTCCGATTATTCTCTTCTCCCTTTGTGCCATCATCTTTATTCCTAAAGGTCTATCAAACTTTAGTCCTTTTGTACAATTATCTGAAGGACAAACCTTGCTGGGAGCAATTTCTGGTACAGCCATCTATATTTTCTATGGCTTTATCGGTTTTGAAACCCTCTCTATCGTTGCTGGTGAGATGCGAAATCCAGAAAAAAATGTTCCTCGAGCTATATTAGGTTCTATTAGTATTGTTTCTATTTTGTATATGCTTATTATTGGGGGTACCATTGCCATGCTAGGTTCTGGTATAATGGATACAAAGGCTCCTGTACAAGATGCTCTTGTGAAGATGATTGGTCCTGCTGGCTACTGGTTGGTATCTATTGGGGCTCTCATTTCCATCACTGGTCTGAACATGGGTGAATCCATCATGGTGCCACGTTTTGGTGCTGCCATTGCAGAAGAAGGACTCTTACCAGCAGTCATTGCTCGTAAAAATAGTAAGGATGCGCCAGTTGTAGCCATTATTATTTCTTGTGTCATTGCTGTTATACTATTATTATCAGGTTCATTTGAAATTCTTGCTACCCTCAGTGTAGTCTTCCGTTTCTTCCAATACATCCCAACAGCACTGGCTGTCAATAAATTACGCAAAGATGAGCCGAATGCACAGGTAGTTTTCCGTCTGCCATTTGGACCAGTCATTCCAACTATTGCAGTAGTTATTAGTTTGATTATGATTTGGGGAGATAACCCAATGAACTTTGTATATGGAGCTATCGGTTTACTGATTTCTAGTGCGATATATTTCTTCATGCATGGACGAAAGAAAGTGTAA
- a CDS encoding AAA family ATPase, producing MARLSCSLLGTPTISVNQTEVTPSYAKISALLYYLILKGEASREEVATLLWGNKNPEKARKNLRNTIYQTNRELGIEAIISPNRSMLAMNPDIDTSCDVQLFLSDPVHQLHLFKGEFLENFYIKNCQEFDFWIEKIKSQLEKTYLTACQQLLEKQERLSDLEGAENLILRMISMDEFNEEHYLSLMKLYLEEGQTRKIIETYHRLAQLLDRELGIGPGEAIKNLYYQVIRDHTEKKDTQLAPKTDYFYGRIEEIHALEHFLASVLETGSRAFFLHGDVGSGKRSLVRQVLANQGQRFSILQINCLPEDLYKPHSIWQKISRSYQWLFQEKLDTRMSLEETRNREDLIDGLEKTCQKQAILFLIEDAHWMDKDSLQVVLDCIHALSRAPLAFLLTRNLRQNKEMDYLEHYLSNRQLAERLELKNLSFSESQNFLQEVSQQAAISDIDQIYHYSQGNLFLLDQYAQQIREGREFHPLTAAIRSKMALQVHALEPKEEELLNYLSTCSAGSDVSLLADLMGLSHHEMATLVDQLTNKSLILQKEVDDRLEVQFRQAVLGEFLYDQLPLSKRRILHEQIAFHLIQKLQLQPNNSSLLLKISRHFTAAKQPLMALEYRLDHLNLAIKSHYDLFPLSSSNGQLSRGKEEENVIWIQEQLAEVRETMAHLEKLYGDQRQFQLLQVRFEFYEGRYYIRIGNYQKGVSSIRKVIARAHALHNQDYLLKGYRQFIHYCIQIENINDLGYYAELGLETAIEANDHQAIGMFLRFKGLFNLMLGDEEKASRLLYEAIDCFSLTASMRKKYAIQIAAALDYLAEMAQIRRDFLTAIHLQKDAIELVQDQAPQSSTLGFYIGLGTSYYHLQDFDQAHSIFQAAMPEVNQQIYPWKEVQLKLYLALLGCQQQDYTGVHDLLDRKEALISRYSNPRDKGMIYYLMAKLKNEMNDNPSLKEEFTHKLDKDFSHYYHIAKQFLNPYRDRLLLEDLENFMKATK from the coding sequence ATGGCGCGTTTATCTTGTTCCCTATTGGGAACTCCGACTATCTCAGTCAATCAAACGGAAGTCACACCGTCCTACGCAAAAATCAGTGCCCTGCTCTACTATCTCATCCTCAAAGGTGAGGCCAGTCGTGAAGAGGTTGCCACACTATTGTGGGGAAATAAAAATCCGGAAAAGGCTAGAAAAAACCTACGCAATACCATCTATCAGACCAATAGAGAATTAGGCATCGAGGCCATTATCAGCCCTAACAGGTCCATGCTAGCTATGAATCCTGATATAGACACCTCCTGTGATGTACAATTATTTTTATCAGACCCTGTGCACCAGCTCCATCTCTTCAAAGGAGAGTTTCTGGAAAATTTTTATATCAAGAATTGCCAGGAGTTTGACTTTTGGATAGAAAAAATCAAGTCCCAACTGGAAAAGACCTATCTGACTGCCTGTCAGCAGTTGCTGGAAAAACAAGAGCGCTTGTCTGACCTAGAGGGAGCTGAGAACCTCATCCTTCGGATGATTAGCATGGATGAATTCAATGAGGAACACTATCTTAGCTTGATGAAACTCTATTTAGAGGAAGGGCAGACTCGAAAAATTATTGAAACCTATCATCGCTTAGCGCAACTTTTGGATAGGGAGCTAGGAATCGGACCTGGTGAAGCGATAAAAAACCTCTATTATCAAGTAATCCGGGATCATACAGAGAAAAAAGACACTCAGTTAGCTCCCAAAACCGACTACTTTTATGGAAGAATTGAAGAAATCCATGCTCTCGAACATTTCCTAGCCTCTGTCTTAGAAACTGGTAGTCGTGCCTTTTTCCTCCACGGAGATGTCGGATCTGGAAAACGAAGCCTGGTCCGTCAGGTCTTGGCTAACCAAGGTCAACGTTTTTCTATCCTTCAAATCAACTGTTTACCAGAGGACCTCTACAAGCCTCACTCCATTTGGCAAAAGATAAGTCGTAGCTACCAATGGCTTTTCCAAGAGAAATTGGATACAAGAATGTCTTTGGAAGAAACAAGGAACCGTGAAGACTTGATTGATGGTTTGGAAAAGACCTGTCAGAAACAAGCTATACTGTTTTTGATTGAGGATGCTCATTGGATGGATAAAGATAGTTTACAGGTAGTGCTGGACTGTATTCATGCTCTAAGTCGTGCTCCTCTAGCATTTCTATTGACCAGAAACTTGCGGCAAAATAAGGAGATGGATTACCTAGAGCATTACCTATCCAATCGTCAACTTGCAGAAAGACTGGAGCTGAAAAACTTATCCTTCTCCGAAAGTCAGAATTTCTTGCAAGAAGTTAGCCAGCAGGCTGCTATCTCTGATATTGATCAGATTTACCACTACAGTCAAGGTAATCTCTTTCTCCTGGACCAATATGCCCAGCAAATCAGGGAGGGACGTGAATTCCATCCTCTAACGGCAGCTATTCGGTCAAAAATGGCTTTGCAGGTCCATGCCCTAGAGCCAAAAGAAGAAGAGTTGCTCAACTACCTCTCAACCTGTAGTGCTGGAAGTGATGTTAGTCTATTGGCTGATTTAATGGGACTAAGCCATCATGAAATGGCTACCTTGGTTGATCAGCTAACCAACAAATCCCTGATCCTGCAAAAAGAGGTTGATGATCGACTGGAAGTGCAATTTCGTCAAGCTGTCTTAGGAGAATTTCTCTACGATCAGCTACCTCTATCAAAAAGAAGAATTTTGCATGAACAAATTGCCTTTCATCTAATCCAAAAATTACAACTTCAACCCAACAATAGCTCCTTATTACTCAAAATTTCAAGACATTTTACGGCTGCCAAGCAACCCCTGATGGCTCTGGAATATCGTTTAGATCACTTAAATCTGGCAATCAAGTCGCACTACGATCTTTTTCCTTTGAGCTCTAGTAATGGCCAATTAAGCAGGGGCAAGGAAGAAGAGAATGTGATCTGGATCCAGGAACAGTTGGCTGAGGTGCGGGAAACCATGGCCCATCTCGAAAAGCTTTATGGCGACCAGCGTCAGTTCCAGCTTCTCCAGGTCAGATTTGAATTTTATGAAGGTCGTTACTATATTCGAATTGGTAACTATCAGAAGGGGGTAAGCAGTATTCGTAAGGTGATCGCCAGAGCCCACGCGCTCCACAATCAAGATTATCTATTAAAGGGCTATCGACAGTTTATCCATTACTGCATACAAATTGAAAACATAAATGACCTGGGCTACTATGCTGAATTAGGTCTGGAAACTGCAATAGAGGCTAATGATCACCAAGCCATCGGAATGTTTCTACGCTTTAAGGGACTTTTTAATCTCATGTTAGGGGATGAGGAGAAGGCTAGTCGTCTTCTCTACGAAGCTATTGATTGCTTTAGTCTGACAGCTTCTATGCGGAAGAAATACGCCATTCAGATTGCGGCTGCCCTCGATTACTTGGCGGAGATGGCTCAGATTCGCAGAGATTTTCTGACTGCCATCCACCTGCAAAAAGACGCTATCGAATTGGTGCAAGACCAGGCTCCTCAGTCATCTACTCTTGGTTTTTATATCGGCTTGGGTACTTCCTACTATCATCTGCAAGATTTTGACCAGGCTCATTCCATCTTTCAGGCGGCTATGCCAGAAGTCAATCAACAGATTTATCCTTGGAAAGAAGTGCAACTCAAGCTTTACTTGGCACTGCTAGGTTGCCAGCAACAAGACTACACAGGGGTTCATGACCTGCTCGACAGGAAGGAAGCCTTGATTTCTCGCTATTCTAACCCGAGAGATAAGGGCATGATTTATTACCTGATGGCAAAATTAAAGAATGAAATGAATGACAACCCATCATTAAAGGAAGAATTTACTCATAAATTAGATAAAGACTTCAGCCACTACTACCACATCGCCAAACAATTTCTGAACCCTTATCGCGACCGTTTGCTTCTGGAAGATTTGGAGAATTTCATGAAAGCAACTAAATAA
- the hutH gene encoding histidine ammonia-lyase: MTKPLVLDGKSLTLEDVVAVARDGQQCLISEEAKEDVLASRKIVDDIVREKRVVYGVTTGFGSLCNVSIPTEDTIQLQENLIRTHSSGFGNPLPEDVVRAIMLIRINSLVKGYSGIRLETVEKLLEMLNKGVHPFIPEKGSLGASGDLAPLSHMVLPMLGLGKAYYKGQLLSGKEAMEQAGIDIIHLAAKEGLALINGTTVLTAIGALVTYDAIQLLKLSDIAGALSLEVHNGITSPFEEELHLIRPQSGQLATARNIRHLLEDSGNTTVATIQRVQDPYTLRCIPQIHGASKDSIAYVKEKVEIEINSVTDNPIICKNGHVISGGNFHGEPMAQPFDLLGIAIAEIGNVSERRVERLVNSQLSKLPSFLVKHPGCNSGFMITQYACAALVSENKVLSHPASVDSIPSCENQEDFVSMGTIAARKAGEILKNARRVLATEIMAACQALDLKENSAKLGKGTKPAYTVFRQQVDFIENDKDIEIYDELNKASLVIESPEFLAAVEEVVSLTIQYE, encoded by the coding sequence ATGACAAAACCACTTGTATTAGATGGAAAAAGTTTGACTTTAGAAGATGTTGTAGCTGTTGCTAGAGATGGTCAGCAGTGCTTGATTTCAGAAGAGGCTAAGGAAGATGTCTTGGCTTCGCGTAAAATTGTAGATGATATTGTCAGGGAAAAGCGGGTTGTCTATGGGGTGACCACTGGTTTTGGTTCCCTTTGTAATGTTAGTATCCCTACTGAAGATACTATTCAGTTGCAAGAAAATTTGATTCGCACCCATTCTAGCGGTTTTGGCAATCCCTTACCAGAGGATGTGGTTCGGGCTATTATGTTAATTCGGATCAATTCTCTGGTCAAAGGGTATTCAGGTATTCGCCTTGAAACCGTTGAAAAATTGCTGGAGATGTTGAATAAGGGGGTTCATCCATTTATTCCTGAAAAAGGCTCCTTGGGTGCATCAGGTGACCTTGCTCCGCTTTCTCATATGGTTTTACCTATGTTAGGTTTGGGGAAAGCCTATTACAAGGGGCAATTGCTTTCAGGTAAGGAAGCGATGGAGCAAGCAGGTATTGATATTATTCACCTAGCAGCAAAAGAGGGCTTGGCCCTAATTAACGGCACAACGGTCTTGACGGCTATCGGTGCTCTAGTGACCTACGATGCCATCCAGCTTTTGAAATTGTCAGATATTGCTGGAGCATTGTCACTGGAAGTTCATAATGGTATTACCAGTCCATTTGAAGAAGAATTGCATCTTATCCGTCCTCAAAGTGGCCAACTTGCAACGGCAAGAAATATTCGTCATCTCTTAGAAGACAGTGGCAATACAACAGTGGCTACTATCCAGCGCGTACAAGATCCATATACTTTACGTTGTATCCCGCAAATTCATGGAGCGAGCAAGGATTCGATAGCCTATGTCAAAGAAAAAGTAGAAATCGAAATCAACTCTGTTACGGACAATCCAATCATTTGTAAGAATGGCCACGTTATTTCAGGAGGGAATTTCCACGGAGAACCCATGGCTCAGCCATTTGATTTGTTGGGTATCGCGATTGCAGAAATCGGCAATGTGTCTGAACGCCGTGTTGAACGTCTGGTCAATAGTCAGCTCAGCAAATTGCCGTCCTTCTTGGTTAAACACCCTGGTTGCAATTCAGGCTTTATGATTACCCAATATGCCTGTGCAGCCCTAGTATCCGAGAACAAGGTCCTCTCTCATCCAGCTAGTGTGGATTCCATTCCATCTTGTGAAAACCAAGAAGACTTTGTCAGCATGGGAACAATTGCAGCTCGTAAGGCAGGAGAAATACTGAAAAATGCACGCCGTGTCCTTGCAACAGAAATCATGGCTGCTTGTCAAGCTCTGGATTTGAAAGAAAATAGTGCCAAACTTGGTAAGGGAACCAAACCAGCCTATACAGTCTTTAGACAGCAGGTTGATTTCATCGAAAATGACAAAGACATTGAAATCTACGACGAGCTCAATAAAGCCTCGCTTGTGATTGAAAGTCCAGAATTCTTGGCTGCCGTAGAAGAAGTGGTTTCGCTGACGATCCAGTATGAATAA